In Primulina eburnea isolate SZY01 chromosome 5, ASM2296580v1, whole genome shotgun sequence, a single window of DNA contains:
- the LOC140832737 gene encoding subtilisin-like protease SBT3, with protein sequence MFQIHMYLTLGNKLKMADTEALSMYLFLWIILSKQVPNASAERSSYIVHMDKSYMPKAFTSHHFWYSSTLDSIKSVTHTSTGSRKLGPKLIYTYDNAVHGFSAVLSEEEIQALQKSPGFLLAYRDGSVTVDTTHTYKYLSLNTAAGLWPASQYGKDVIIGVVDTGIWPESPSFKDDGMTEIPERWKGICQEGDAFNSSLCNKKIIGARYFNKGARAANPDIQISVNSARDTDGHGTHVASIATGNYVDGVTFFGYAPGTARGVAPRARLAIYKVLWAGASQQSDILAGIDQAVADGVDILSVSISTRRIELYENFLAIASFGAREKGVLVSVSAGNRGPETASLLQGYPWATVVASGTVDRWFSGTLTLGNGQKIAGWTTFPARPVIKKLPLVYNRTLSTCDSSELLAEAPGNSIIICNVTGQVYGFSSLMDYLSKTNVKAVIIISDETGYLRSSSFPHLGVVITSKESVDVIRYASKTAKPIASIDFQQTILGTKPRPAPALSEDSSRGPAQNYQYILKPDIMAPGVLILAAYNPRNPSAKINNTELTSDYTLLSGTSMACPHVSGTAALLKAAHPKWSPSAIQSAMMTTANPLDNTNQPIKDMATNFKFDADPLGIGAGQVDPNRALDPGLIYDATPQDFVDLVCSMNFTLEQTKAIVGSSYNCSNPSSDMNYPSFIAIYSEEEREKIVTRRFPRTVTNVGDGAATYKAKVETPNGTTIRVSPRILAFRKKYEKLSYSLTIRYRGVSGYGSITWVEENGNHTVRSPIEVSPGLDLLV encoded by the coding sequence ATGTTTCAAATACATATGTATCTCACACTCGGAAACAAATTGAAAATGGCTGACACGGAAGCTCTTTCCATGTATCTATTCTTGTGGATTATTCTGTCCAAACAGGTTCCGAATGCTTCAGCGGAAAGATCTTCATATATTGTACATATGGATAAATCCTACATGCCTAAAGCATTTACCAGTCACCATTTTTGGTATTCTTCCACACTTGATTCCATAAAATCCGTGACCCATACATCAACGGGCAGCCGAAAACTCGGGCCGAAGCTCATTTACACCTACGACAATGCCGTCCACGGATTCAGTGCAGTTCTGTCGGAAGAAGAAATCCAAGCTTTACAAAAATCCCCTGGGTTCCTCTTGGCTTATCGCGATGGTTCTGTTACTGTCGATACGACACATACCTACAAATATCTCTCCCTCAACACCGCTGCGGGTCTGTGGCCAGCTTCCCAATATGGCAAAGATGTGATCATTGGTGTTGTGGATACCGGTATATGGCCTGAAAGCCCGAGCTTCAAAGATGATGGGATGACGGAAATTCCTGAAAGATGGAAGGGAATTTGCCAAGAAGGGGATGCATTCAATTCATCATTATGCAACAAGAAAATTATCGGAGCAAGATATTTCAACAAAGGGGCTCGAGCGGCGAATCCCGACATCCAGATATCTGTGAATTCTGCGAGAGACACCGACGGTCACGGCACACATGTGGCGTCCATAGCCACTGGAAACTATGTAGATGGAGTTACTTTTTTTGGATACGCCCCCGGGACTGCTAGAGGGGTAGCTCCGCGCGCTAGGCTGGCCATTTACAAGGTCCTGTGGGCTGGAGCGTCTCAACAATCCGATATACTGGCTGGAATCGACCAAGCAGTGGCTGACGGAGTTGATATTCTCTCAGTATCTATAAGTACTAGAAGAATTGAGTTGTACGAGAATTTTCTTGCCATAGCAAGCTTCGGTGCCAGGGAGAAGGGAGTTTTAGTCTCCGTCTCGGCCGGGAATCGTGGCCCGGAAACCGCATCTCTGCTACAAGGGTACCCTTGGGCTACTGTGGTTGCATCCGGGACCGTTGATCGGTGGTTTTCAGGGACCCTGACTTTGGGGAATGGACAAAAAATTGCGGGCTGGACCACCTTCCCGGCTAGGCCGGTAATCAAGAAATTGCCTCTCGTTTATAACAGAACCCTTTCTACTTGCGATTCGTCTGAATTACTGGCGGAAGCACCGGGTAACAGCATCATCATATGCAATGTCACTGGTCAGGTTTATGGTTTCTCATCCTTGATGGATTATCTAAGCAAAACGAATGTGAAAGCGGTTATTATCATTTCTGATGAAACTGGTTATCTTCGTTCCAGTTCATTCCCCCACCTTGGAGTGGTAATCACCTCAAAAGAATCCGTTGATGTGATTCGTTACGCCTCCAAAACTGCAAAACCCATAGCCAGCATCGATTTCCAGCAAACAATTCTTGGTACTAAGCCGAGACCGGCTCCAGCCTTATCAGAAGATTCTTCACGAGGCCCGGCCCAGAATTATCAGTACATCTTGAAACCCGACATAATGGCGCCGGGAGTGTTAATCTTAGCAGCCTACAATCCTCGAAATCCAAGTGCCAAAATTAACAACACTGAACTAACAAGTGATTACACTCTCTTGTCTGGCACATCGATGGCTTGCCCGCATGTTTCAGGTACTGCGGCTCTTCTTAAGGCCGCCCACCCTAAATGGAGTCCTTCCGCAATCCAATCCGCCATGATGACAACAGCAAATCCACTTGATAATACTAACCAACCCATCAAGGATATGGCCACTAACTTTAAATTTGATGCCGACCCCCTAGGAATCGGTGCAGGGCAAGTTGACCCGAACCGAGCTCTTGATCCAGGCCTCATTTACGACGCCACACCACAAGATTTTGTTGATCTTGTCTGCTCGATGAACTTCACTCTGGAGCAAACAAAAGCCATCGTAGGATCAAGCTACAATTGCTCGAACCCCTCATCCGACATGAATTACCCATCTTTTATAGCTATATACAGCGAAGAAGAAAGGGAAAAGATTGTAACCCGGAGATTTCCAAGGACTGTGACAAACGTAGGAGATGGGGCAGCCACATACAAAGCCAAGGTAGAAACACCGAACGGGACTACGATCAGAGTTTCGCCAAGGATTTTAGCGTTCAGAAAGAAATATGAAAAGCTGAGTTATTCTTTAACGATTCGGTACAGGGGAGTGTCTGGATATGGATCGATCACTTGGGTAGAAGAGAATGGAAATCACACTGTGAGGAGTCCCATTGAGGTGTCTCCAGGTCTTGATTTGCTGGTTTGA
- the LOC140832735 gene encoding subtilisin-like protease SBT3 — MFINGMKVCITLEKRMELPLTVSLILISWFLLLSHQVHQSAAQRSTYIVHMDKSSMPKAFASHHYWYSSILESVKSESSTSSDGHKLGPKLVYAYDNAFHGFSAVVSKDELKALKKSPGFLSAYEDGIVTPDTTHSYKFLSLNTVSGLWPASEYGKDVIIGVVDSGVWPESPSFKDDGMTEIPARWKGKCQEGEEFNSSLCNKKLIGAKYFNAGVRASDPGVTITMNSARDTSGHGTHCASTAAGNYVEGVSYFGYAPGTARGVAPRARLAVYKVLWNEGSFESDALAGIDQAVADGVDVISISLSYRRNDVYEDPLAIAGFGAREKGIIVSVSAGNRGSSIASLLGGIPWAIMVASGTIDRWFAGIITLGNGKTITGWSTFPGRASVRNVPIIYNKTLSACNSTALFAEVPFQAIIICNQTHQNAEFSSMISYLTDSNIPAAIIISEDPRAFRSTTIPHPAVVISPSQATIDFIKYASNSSGTQIATIDFQKTILGTEPRAAPAVSDFSSRGPARSFQGILKPDIMAPGTLILAAYNPHVGRTRIGKGIFLESDYTLLSGTSMSCPHISGIAALLKAVHPEWSPAAIQSAMMTTASQLDNTKQLIKDAGLNYNVATPLAMGAGHVDPNGALDPGLIYDATPQDFANLVCAMNFTREQTQTIIRSGYNCSNPSMDLNYPSFIALYNFDERDIPLTRKFQRTVTNVGDGASTYRVKLETPAGSTVKISPKVLVFQKKYEKRSYSLTIRYRSDKDFNEKAGSVTWVDDSGKYTVRSPLVVSPGWDNFH, encoded by the coding sequence ATGTTTATTAATGGCATGAAAGTTTGCATTACGCTCGAGAAGAGAATGGAACTCCCTCTTACAGTTTCTCTGATTCTTATCTCATGGTTTCTTTTATTATCTCATCAAGTTCATCAATCTGCGGCACAAAGATCTACATACATTGTCCATATGGACAAATCCTCCATGCCGAAGGCATTTGCCAGTCACCATTATTGGTATTCTTCCATACTTGAATCTGTGAAATCGGAGAGCTCGACATCATCGGACGGGCACAAACTTGGGCCGAAGCTAGTATATGCATACGACAATGCGTTTCACGGATTCAGTGCAGTGGTGTCGAAAGACGAATTGAAGGCTTTGAAGAAGTCGCCTGGATTCCTTTCGGCTTATGAAGATGGTATTGTCACGCCAGACACCACGCATTCCTATAAATTCCTCTCTCTCAACACTGTTTCCGGGCTTTGGCCTGCATCTGAGTATGGGAAGGATGTTATCATTGGTGTCGTTGACAGTGGCGTTTGGCCTGAAAGTCCGAGTTTTAAAGACGATGGGATGACTGAGATTCCAGCAAGATGGAAGGGAAAATGTCAAGAAGGTGAAGAATTCAATTCATCTTTGTGTAACAAAAAACTCATCGGAGCAAAATATTTCAATGCTGGAGTTCGAGCTTCGGATCCCGGAGTGACGATAACTATGAATTCTGCAAGAGATACTAGCGGTCACGGCACGCATTGTGCGTCTACTGCCGCTGGAAACTACGTGGAAGGTGTCTCATATTTTGGGTATGCTCCAGGGACAGCAAGGGGTGTAGCCCCACGGGCAAGATTGGCAGTTTACAAGGTCCTCTGGAACGAAGGGAGTTTCGAGTCGGACGCATTGGCAGGCATCGATCAAGCAGTGGCGGATGGTGTTGATGTAATATCGATTTCTTTGAGTTACCGAAGGAATGATGTGTACGAAGACCCTCTTGCGATAGCGGGGTTTGGTGCGAGGGAGAAGGGGATTATTGTATCCGTCTCGGCAGGGAATCGAGGCTCTAGTATCGCGAGCCTGTTGGGGGGGATCCCGTGGGCTATTATGGTTGCTTCGGGCACGATTGATCGATGGTTCGCAGGGATTATAACATTGGGAAATGGGAAAACCATTACAGGATGGAGCACATTTCCCGGAAGAGCTTCTGTTAGGAACGTGCCCATCATTTACAACAAGACGTTATCTGCCTGCAACTCGACGGCGCTGTTCGCAGAAGTCCCTTTCCAAGCAATCATTATATGCAATCAAACCCACCAAAATGCTGAATTTTCCAGCATGATTAGCTACTTAACAGATTCCAATATCCCAGCAGCAATCATCATTTCCGAAGATCCACGTGCGTTTCGATCCACTACGATTCCACATCCAGCTGTAGTCATCAGCCCGAGTCAAGCCACCATAGATTTCATCAAATACGCGTCAAACAGTTCTGGTACACAAATAGCAACAATCGATTTCCAAAAAACAATACTGGGTACTGAGCCTAGAGCAGCTCCAGCCGTGTCAGATTTCTCATCGAGAGGCCCCGCTCGTAGCTTTCAGGGGATCTTGAAGCCTGACATAATGGCACCTGGAACATTAATTTTGGCTGCTTATAACCCTCACGTTGGCAGAACAAGAATTGGGAAAGGAATATTTCTAGAGAGCGATTACACACTTTTATCGGGCACATCAATGTCCTGCCCACATATTTCCGGCATAGCTGCGCTTCTCAAAGCTGTGCACCCGGAATGGAGCCCTGCCGCGATTCAATCCGCCATGATGACCACTGCAAGTCAACTCGACAACACAAAACAACTAATAAAAGACGCGGGTTTAAATTATAACGTCGCAACACCTCTAGCCATGGGAGCCGGACACGTCGACCCGAATGGAGCACTTGATCCAGGCCTGATTTACGATGCCACCCCACAAGACTTCGCCAACCTAGTCTGCGCAATGAATTTCACTCGCGAGCAAACGCAAACCATCATAAGATCAGGATACAACTGCTCGAACCCATCGATGGATTTGAATTACCCATCCTTTATAGCTCTGTATAACTTTGACGAAAGGGACATTCCATTAACACGGAAGTTTCAGAGGACTGTTACGAACGTGGGAGACGGAGCATCCACCTATAGAGTTAAGCTTGAAACCCCTGCTGGTTCCACTGTCAAAATTTCCCCCAAGGTTTTAGTGTTCCAGAAGAAATATGAGAAGCGAAGCTATTCTTTGACGATCCGATACAGGAGTGATAAAGATTTTAACGAGAAAGCGGGTTCGGTTACTTGGGTTGATGACAGTGGGAAGTATACAGTGAGGAGTCCCCTTGTCGTGTCTCCAGGGTGGGACAATTTCCACTAA